From the genome of Streptacidiphilus rugosus AM-16, one region includes:
- the nsdA gene encoding transcriptional repressor NsdA, which translates to MGDKQPNDKLTAWFVRSGWSKGELARQVNRRARQMGAAHISTDTSRVRRWLDGEQPREPIPKILSELFSDRFGSPVPVEDLGLKAVAPLTPGSGVDLPWTGDQTVQLISEYSRSDLMLNRRGFLGTSLALTAGSALIEPMQRWLSPNAHGLPTTALSAAREGAPVTGRLSGPELDLLESTVVMFRQWDAQNGGGLRRKAVVGQLHEVCDLLQESYSPQTTRRLFQTTAQLAHLAGWMSYDVGMHPSAQKYYVLALHAAKEAGDRPFGALVLTDMCRQMIHLNRPADALELIHLAQYGSRDTASSRQLALMHAMEARAYANLGEAGKCYRAARHAEDSFDDAGQRDVVPDWLTFFSEAELHAENGHSYRDLCYQTGSSQVYALQAEPEIGQAVELFSEDPDHKRSYALNLIGMASVHLLRKEPEAAVASAEQAMEIAARIRSERVNTRLRKTTEAAEREFKGVDSVRRLREQIDQTLPENIATRNTA; encoded by the coding sequence GTGGGCGACAAGCAACCCAACGACAAACTGACGGCGTGGTTCGTCAGGAGCGGCTGGTCCAAGGGCGAGCTCGCCCGCCAGGTCAACCGCCGAGCCCGCCAGATGGGCGCCGCGCACATCAGCACCGACACCTCACGCGTCCGCCGCTGGCTCGACGGGGAACAGCCGCGCGAACCCATTCCGAAGATCCTCTCCGAGCTCTTCTCGGACCGCTTCGGCTCACCCGTTCCCGTCGAGGACCTCGGCCTCAAGGCGGTCGCGCCGCTCACCCCCGGCTCCGGCGTGGACCTGCCCTGGACGGGCGACCAGACCGTCCAGCTCATCTCCGAGTACTCGCGCAGCGACCTGATGCTCAACCGCCGGGGTTTCCTCGGCACCTCCCTCGCCCTCACCGCAGGCTCCGCCCTCATCGAGCCGATGCAGCGCTGGCTCAGCCCGAACGCCCACGGGCTGCCGACCACGGCGCTCTCCGCCGCCCGCGAGGGCGCGCCGGTGACCGGCAGGCTGTCCGGGCCCGAGCTCGACCTGCTCGAGTCCACCGTCGTGATGTTCCGTCAGTGGGACGCCCAGAACGGCGGCGGTCTGCGCCGCAAGGCCGTGGTCGGCCAGCTGCACGAGGTCTGCGACCTGCTCCAGGAGAGCTACAGCCCGCAGACCACCAGGCGGTTGTTCCAGACGACGGCCCAGCTCGCCCATCTCGCCGGCTGGATGTCCTACGACGTCGGCATGCACCCCAGCGCGCAGAAGTACTACGTGCTGGCGCTGCACGCCGCCAAGGAGGCGGGGGACCGCCCCTTCGGCGCGCTGGTGCTGACCGACATGTGCCGGCAGATGATCCACCTGAACCGGCCCGCCGACGCTCTGGAACTGATCCACCTCGCCCAGTACGGCTCGCGCGACACGGCGAGTTCACGCCAACTCGCGCTCATGCACGCCATGGAGGCCCGCGCCTACGCCAATCTCGGCGAGGCCGGCAAGTGCTACCGGGCCGCCCGGCACGCCGAGGACTCCTTCGACGACGCCGGCCAGCGCGATGTCGTGCCCGACTGGCTGACCTTCTTCTCCGAGGCCGAACTGCACGCCGAGAACGGCCACTCCTACCGCGACCTCTGCTACCAGACCGGCAGCAGCCAGGTGTACGCGCTGCAGGCGGAGCCCGAGATCGGGCAGGCCGTGGAGCTCTTCTCCGAGGATCCCGACCACAAGCGCTCCTACGCGCTGAACCTGATCGGCATGGCCAGCGTGCACCTGCTCCGCAAGGAGCCCGAGGCGGCCGTGGCCTCCGCCGAGCAGGCGATGGAGATCGCCGCACGGATCCGTTCGGAGCGCGTCAATACGCGGCTGCGCAAGACGACCGAGGCGGCCGAGCGGGAGTTCAAGGGCGTCGACAGCGTGCGTCGGCTGCGTGAGCAGATCGACCAGACGCTGCCCGAGAACATCGCCACCCGCAACACCGCCTGA
- a CDS encoding bifunctional DNA primase/polymerase, which translates to MSTETLFGDSWLRVQRRRARTIRCEAVAEYTARWGWAVEHDGPSIRLLTGRDFDVLDVPEPAGCESLVRLERMGVRPGPVLAAHGRALFFVAPDTARRLPELLYRTGWDGADLDLLSRGAGSHVPAPPSPGARWLRPPTPESATRPPDPKVLLGTLAYASHRSVPELIGRH; encoded by the coding sequence ATGAGCACCGAAACCCTGTTCGGCGACAGCTGGCTCCGGGTTCAGCGCCGCCGCGCCCGCACGATCAGGTGCGAGGCCGTGGCGGAGTACACCGCGCGCTGGGGCTGGGCCGTGGAGCACGACGGCCCCTCCATCCGCCTGCTGACGGGTCGCGACTTCGACGTGCTCGACGTCCCCGAGCCGGCCGGCTGCGAGTCGCTGGTCCGCCTCGAACGCATGGGCGTCCGTCCGGGCCCCGTGCTCGCCGCGCACGGCAGGGCGCTCTTCTTCGTCGCCCCCGACACCGCCCGCCGCCTGCCCGAGCTGCTCTACCGCACCGGTTGGGACGGCGCCGACCTCGATCTGCTCTCCCGTGGCGCCGGCTCCCACGTCCCTGCCCCGCCCTCCCCCGGCGCGCGCTGGCTGCGCCCGCCCACGCCCGAGTCCGCCACCCGCCCGCCGGACCCTAAGGTCCTGCTCGGCACCCTCGCCTACGCCAGCCACCGCAGCGTGCCGGAGCTGATCGGCCGCCACTGA
- the ftsY gene encoding signal recognition particle-docking protein FtsY, which yields METVILAVIIAVVAVSAAAGLVVTGRRRKQLPPAPPAQPQITKPAPAPAEKAEPQVGEDAAVSAPEQRRTVEEVELPTETAPAEAAEAPALEVPEPTAGRLTRLRSRLSRSQNSLGKGLLTLLSRDRLDEDTWEEIEELLLTADVGVQPTQELVERLRTRVKVLGTRTPDELRGLLREELVELLDPTFDRTLHTARHDAETPASPAVVLVVGVNGVGKTTTSGKLARVLVADGRTVVLGAADTFRAAAADQLQTWGERVGARTVRGPEAGDPASVAFDAVKEGIAEGADTVLVDTAGRLHTKTGLMDELGKVKRVVEKHGAVDEVLLVLDATTGQNGLVQAKVFAEVVDITGIVLTKLDGTAKGGIVVSVQRQLGVPVKLIGLGEGADDLAPFEPEAFVDALLG from the coding sequence ATGGAAACCGTCATTCTCGCTGTCATCATCGCTGTGGTCGCCGTTTCGGCGGCCGCCGGTCTCGTCGTCACCGGCCGACGTCGCAAGCAGCTGCCGCCCGCCCCGCCGGCGCAGCCGCAGATCACCAAGCCCGCCCCCGCCCCCGCCGAGAAGGCCGAGCCGCAGGTCGGCGAGGACGCGGCGGTCAGCGCGCCCGAACAGCGCCGCACGGTCGAGGAGGTCGAACTCCCGACCGAGACCGCCCCCGCGGAAGCCGCCGAGGCCCCCGCGCTGGAGGTCCCCGAGCCGACCGCCGGGCGCCTCACCCGGCTGCGCTCGCGTCTCTCCCGCTCGCAGAACTCGCTGGGCAAGGGTCTGCTGACCCTGCTCTCCAGGGACCGCCTCGACGAGGACACCTGGGAGGAGATCGAGGAGCTGCTGCTCACCGCCGACGTGGGCGTCCAGCCCACCCAGGAGCTGGTGGAGCGGCTGCGCACGCGGGTCAAGGTGCTCGGCACCCGTACCCCGGACGAACTGCGCGGTCTGCTGCGCGAGGAGCTCGTCGAGCTGCTCGACCCGACCTTCGACCGCACCCTGCACACCGCGCGCCACGACGCGGAGACCCCGGCCAGTCCGGCCGTCGTCCTGGTCGTCGGCGTCAACGGGGTCGGCAAGACCACGACGAGCGGCAAGCTCGCCCGCGTCCTGGTCGCCGACGGCCGCACCGTCGTGCTCGGCGCGGCGGACACCTTCCGTGCCGCTGCCGCCGACCAGCTGCAGACCTGGGGCGAGCGCGTCGGCGCCCGCACCGTGCGCGGCCCCGAGGCCGGCGACCCGGCGTCGGTGGCCTTCGACGCGGTCAAGGAGGGCATCGCCGAGGGCGCGGACACCGTCCTCGTCGACACCGCCGGCCGACTGCACACCAAGACCGGCCTCATGGACGAGCTCGGCAAGGTCAAGCGCGTCGTCGAGAAGCACGGCGCGGTCGACGAGGTGCTGCTGGTCCTGGACGCCACGACCGGCCAGAACGGTCTGGTCCAGGCGAAGGTCTTCGCCGAGGTCGTGGACATCACCGGCATCGTGCTCACCAAGCTGGACGGCACGGCCAAGGGCGGGATCGTCGTCTCGGTCCAGCGTCAGCTGGGCGTCCCGGTCAAGCTGATCGGGCTGGGGGAGGGCGCGGACGACCTCGCCCCCTTCGAGCCCGAGGCCTTCGTCGACGCGCTGCTCGGCTGA
- a CDS encoding chromosome segregation SMC family protein, which yields MHLKSLTLRGFKSFASATTLRFEPGITCVVGPNGSGKSNVVDALSWVMGEQGAKSLRGGKMEDVIFAGTTGRPPLGRAEVALTIDNTDGALPIEYSEVTISRTMFRNGGSEYAINGDTCRLLDIQELLSDSGIGREMHVIVGQGQLDSVLHADPMGRRAFIEEAAGVLKHRKRKEKALRKLDAMQANLTRVQDLVGELRRQLKPLGRQAQIARRAAVIQADLRDARLRLLADDLVTLRKAVEEEIADEMALRLRRSGVEQELAQLQQREAVLEAQVAQLGPAVEQAQQTWFELSSLAERVRGTIGLAEAKVRHARSPQTEERRGRDPEDMEREAQRIRAEEAELAEALEEAQYALAETVERRAELERELAAEEQALRAAARALADRREGLARLQGKVAAARSRAAGAGEEIGRLAEARDAALERAAAAQEEYETLQAESDSLDTADDARDAEHASLREALAAAEETQSRARDALSAADREHAALTARRDALALALRRKDGTAALLSAADRLVGLLGPAASHLTLTPGAETPLAAALDRAADAVAVATPATAADALRLLRKDDAGRAALLIATPSPEDLASPPGSPDTSGPAGAGVSANGPAWLAVGSAAPTASGPMGGSSPENRPAAPPVGSVGDAALPAGAVWAGELVSGTAEVVGSVRALLRGYVVVEGLDEAEALVAARRDLVAVTAEGDVLGAAYAYGGSAGAPSLLETQAAVDEAEARLEALASQRESLREQVEAATAERKALAARVEEINVVRRAAEKEKAAVAQQVGRLAGQARGAAGEAERLAAAAAKAADAQEQAAMELAELEERLYVAEELPADEEPDTERRDRLNAEASRARSGEMEARLSVRTHEERVRGLAGRADSLDRGARAEREARARAAARAARAQHEAQVASAVAEGARQLLSHIEHSLAAAAADKATAEQERAARDAELGRERVRIRELKTELDKLTDSVQRDEVLRVEKRLRIEQLESKALEEHGIEAEALLGEYGPDQLVPPSLPAEGEEPEADPRPRPYRRAEQERRLKAAERAYAQLGKVNPLALEEFAALEERHQFLSEQLEDLKTTRRDLLTVVKEVDERVEQVFTAAYHDTAREFEGVFSRLFPGGEGRLILTDPENMLTTGIEVEARPPGKKVKRLSLLSGGERSLTAVALLVSIFKARPSPFYVMDEVEAALDETNLRRLISIMEELRDSSQLIVITHQKLTMECADALYGVSMRGDGISQVISQRLRDEPRRPPRRIRRESVPEQAVPEQPAAEPPPVQEKAPEEPAPAVAVPSEPSGD from the coding sequence GTGCATCTGAAGAGCCTCACCCTGCGGGGGTTCAAGTCCTTCGCCTCCGCGACGACCCTGCGGTTCGAGCCCGGCATCACCTGTGTCGTGGGCCCCAACGGTTCCGGCAAGTCCAACGTCGTGGACGCGCTCAGCTGGGTCATGGGCGAGCAGGGCGCGAAGTCGCTGCGCGGCGGCAAGATGGAGGACGTCATCTTCGCCGGCACGACCGGCCGTCCCCCGCTGGGGCGCGCCGAGGTCGCGCTCACCATCGACAACACCGACGGCGCGCTGCCGATCGAGTACTCCGAGGTCACCATCTCGCGGACGATGTTCCGCAACGGCGGCAGCGAGTACGCCATCAACGGCGACACCTGCCGGCTCCTCGACATCCAGGAGCTGCTCTCCGACTCCGGCATCGGCCGCGAGATGCACGTCATCGTCGGTCAGGGCCAGCTCGACTCCGTGCTGCACGCCGACCCGATGGGCCGTCGCGCCTTCATCGAGGAGGCGGCGGGAGTCCTCAAGCACCGCAAGCGCAAGGAGAAGGCGCTGCGGAAGCTGGACGCGATGCAGGCGAACCTGACGCGGGTGCAGGACCTGGTCGGCGAGCTGCGCAGACAGCTGAAGCCGCTCGGCCGGCAGGCCCAGATCGCCCGGCGGGCCGCGGTGATCCAGGCGGACCTGCGCGACGCGCGGCTGCGGCTGCTGGCCGACGACCTGGTCACCCTGCGCAAGGCGGTCGAGGAGGAGATCGCCGACGAGATGGCGCTGCGGCTGCGGCGCAGCGGCGTCGAGCAGGAGCTGGCGCAGCTTCAGCAGCGCGAGGCGGTGCTGGAGGCGCAGGTCGCGCAACTCGGCCCGGCGGTGGAGCAGGCACAGCAGACCTGGTTCGAGCTCTCCTCGCTGGCCGAGCGGGTGCGCGGCACGATCGGCCTGGCCGAGGCGAAGGTGCGGCACGCCCGCTCGCCGCAGACGGAGGAGCGGCGCGGCCGCGATCCCGAGGACATGGAGCGCGAGGCCCAGCGGATCCGCGCCGAGGAGGCGGAGCTCGCCGAGGCACTGGAGGAGGCACAGTACGCGCTGGCCGAGACGGTGGAACGGCGGGCCGAACTGGAGCGCGAGCTGGCGGCGGAGGAGCAGGCGCTGCGTGCGGCGGCGCGGGCGCTGGCCGACCGGCGCGAGGGGCTGGCCCGGCTGCAGGGCAAGGTCGCGGCGGCGCGCTCGCGCGCGGCCGGAGCGGGCGAGGAGATCGGCAGGCTCGCGGAGGCCCGCGACGCCGCGCTGGAGCGCGCGGCCGCGGCGCAGGAGGAGTACGAGACGCTGCAGGCGGAGTCCGATTCGCTGGACACCGCCGACGACGCCCGCGACGCCGAGCACGCCTCCCTGCGGGAGGCCCTGGCCGCGGCCGAGGAGACCCAGTCCCGTGCCCGCGACGCGCTGAGCGCCGCCGACCGCGAGCACGCCGCGCTGACCGCCCGCCGCGACGCGCTGGCGCTGGCGCTGCGCCGCAAGGACGGCACGGCCGCGCTCCTCTCCGCCGCCGACCGCCTGGTCGGCCTGCTCGGCCCCGCCGCCTCCCACCTGACGCTGACCCCCGGCGCGGAAACCCCCCTGGCCGCCGCGCTGGACCGGGCTGCCGACGCGGTCGCGGTCGCCACCCCGGCCACGGCTGCCGACGCCCTCCGCCTCCTCCGCAAGGACGACGCCGGCCGGGCCGCCCTCCTCATCGCCACCCCGTCCCCCGAAGACCTCGCCTCGCCGCCCGGCAGCCCCGACACCTCCGGCCCGGCGGGCGCCGGTGTGTCGGCGAACGGTCCCGCCTGGCTCGCCGTCGGCTCCGCCGCGCCGACGGCCTCCGGCCCGATGGGTGGGAGTAGTCCCGAGAACCGCCCCGCTGCTCCGCCTGTCGGCTCCGTCGGGGATGCCGCTCTTCCCGCGGGGGCGGTGTGGGCCGGGGAGTTGGTGAGTGGGACCGCCGAGGTGGTGGGCAGCGTCAGGGCGTTGCTGCGGGGATATGTCGTGGTGGAGGGGCTGGACGAGGCCGAGGCGTTGGTGGCCGCACGGCGGGACCTGGTGGCGGTGACTGCCGAGGGGGACGTGCTCGGGGCGGCGTACGCGTACGGCGGGTCCGCCGGGGCGCCGAGTCTGTTGGAGACGCAGGCCGCCGTCGACGAGGCGGAGGCCAGGCTGGAGGCGCTGGCCTCGCAGCGGGAGAGCCTGCGGGAGCAGGTCGAGGCCGCGACCGCGGAGCGCAAGGCGCTGGCCGCGCGGGTCGAGGAGATCAACGTCGTCCGGCGGGCCGCGGAGAAGGAGAAGGCCGCCGTCGCCCAGCAGGTCGGCCGGCTGGCCGGACAGGCCCGCGGCGCGGCCGGTGAGGCGGAGCGGCTCGCCGCCGCCGCGGCGAAGGCCGCGGACGCGCAGGAACAGGCCGCGATGGAGCTGGCCGAGCTGGAGGAGCGCCTGTACGTCGCCGAAGAACTGCCCGCCGACGAGGAGCCGGACACCGAGCGGCGCGATCGGCTGAACGCGGAGGCGAGCCGGGCCCGGTCCGGCGAGATGGAGGCCAGGCTCTCCGTGCGGACGCACGAGGAGCGGGTGCGCGGGCTGGCCGGTCGGGCGGACTCGCTCGACCGGGGCGCGCGCGCCGAGCGGGAGGCCCGTGCCCGTGCCGCCGCGCGCGCCGCCCGCGCGCAGCACGAGGCGCAGGTCGCCTCCGCCGTCGCCGAGGGCGCCCGTCAGCTGCTCAGCCACATCGAGCACTCGCTCGCCGCCGCTGCGGCCGACAAGGCCACCGCCGAACAGGAGCGCGCCGCCCGCGACGCCGAGCTGGGCCGGGAGCGCGTCCGCATCCGCGAGCTGAAGACGGAGCTGGACAAGCTGACCGACTCGGTCCAGCGCGACGAGGTGCTGCGGGTCGAGAAACGGCTGCGCATCGAGCAGCTGGAGAGCAAGGCGCTGGAGGAGCACGGCATCGAGGCCGAGGCGCTGCTCGGCGAGTACGGCCCCGACCAGCTCGTTCCGCCGTCCCTTCCCGCCGAGGGGGAGGAGCCGGAGGCCGATCCTCGACCCCGTCCCTACCGCCGGGCGGAGCAGGAGCGTCGGCTCAAGGCCGCGGAGCGGGCCTACGCCCAGCTCGGCAAGGTCAACCCGCTCGCGCTGGAGGAGTTCGCCGCGCTGGAGGAGCGCCACCAGTTCCTCAGCGAGCAGCTGGAGGACCTGAAGACCACCCGGCGCGACCTGCTCACGGTCGTCAAGGAGGTCGACGAGCGGGTCGAGCAGGTCTTCACCGCCGCGTACCACGACACCGCGCGTGAGTTCGAGGGCGTCTTCTCGCGGCTCTTCCCCGGAGGCGAGGGACGGCTGATCCTCACCGACCCGGAGAACATGCTGACCACCGGCATCGAGGTGGAGGCCCGCCCGCCGGGCAAGAAGGTCAAGCGGCTCTCCCTGCTCTCCGGCGGCGAGCGCTCGCTGACCGCGGTCGCGCTGCTGGTCTCGATCTTCAAGGCGCGCCCCAGCCCGTTCTACGTGATGGACGAGGTGGAGGCCGCGCTCGACGAGACCAACCTGCGTCGGCTGATCTCGATCATGGAGGAGCTGCGCGACAGCTCCCAGCTGATCGTGATCACCCACCAGAAGCTGACCATGGAGTGCGCGGACGCGCTCTACGGCGTCTCCATGCGCGGCGACGGCATCTCCCAGGTGATCAGCCAGCGACTGCGCGACGAGCCGCGCCGACCGCCGCGCCGGATCCGCAGGGAGTCGGTCCCCGAGCAGGCGGTTCCCGAGCAGCCGGCCGCCGAGCCGCCGCCCGTCCAGGAGAAGGCACCCGAGGAGCCGGCCCCCGCGGTGGCGGTGCCGTCCGAGCCGTCCGGGGACTGA
- a CDS encoding acylphosphatase, with product MTTDVRMTAWVRGAVQQVGFRWWTRSRALEIGLLGYASNLGDGRVQVVAEGRRDDCEQLLELLRHGDTPGRVDGVTEIWGDPDGSYPGFDIR from the coding sequence ATGACGACGGACGTTCGAATGACCGCCTGGGTGCGCGGCGCGGTGCAGCAGGTCGGCTTCCGGTGGTGGACGCGGTCGCGGGCGCTGGAGATCGGTCTGCTGGGCTACGCGTCCAATCTCGGCGACGGGCGGGTCCAGGTCGTCGCCGAGGGCCGTCGCGACGACTGCGAACAACTGCTGGAGCTGCTGCGGCACGGCGACACGCCCGGCCGGGTCGACGGCGTCACGGAGATCTGGGGCGACCCGGACGGCAGTTACCCGGGGTTCGACATCCGCTGA
- a CDS encoding CAP domain-containing protein — MSRHARNPRRAAQQLPAQHGGRRRKQRRGARGGRGVPRALLALTATAAAATLGATISGVLPMPPGIPAGVVVAGDPAAPRATATPSSRPTGASPVSRGTPRHTVAPTGLPAPVASPSPTTAAPSPSASSSATIGSPTASASASPSATVSPSASTTPQDPAQIAATQAEILTLVNAQRVQQGCTALTASPALTTLAQSFSTAMATRGFFSHTDPDGHTPWDRARALGITNLGGENIARGQQTPQDVMDAWMQSPGHRANILDCDYHSLGVGVYFGEGGPWWTQDFGF, encoded by the coding sequence ATGTCGCGTCATGCACGGAACCCCCGGCGGGCAGCTCAGCAGCTGCCCGCCCAGCACGGCGGACGCCGCCGCAAGCAGCGGCGCGGCGCGCGTGGCGGGCGCGGTGTGCCCCGCGCCCTGCTCGCGCTGACCGCGACAGCCGCTGCGGCGACGCTCGGCGCGACGATCAGCGGCGTGCTGCCGATGCCACCGGGCATACCCGCCGGCGTGGTCGTCGCCGGCGATCCGGCGGCCCCGCGCGCGACCGCGACCCCGTCGAGCCGCCCGACCGGGGCGAGTCCGGTCTCCCGCGGCACTCCGCGCCACACCGTCGCTCCGACGGGCCTGCCCGCTCCCGTCGCCTCCCCGAGCCCCACGACGGCGGCGCCTTCCCCTTCCGCTTCCTCCTCGGCGACCATCGGCTCCCCGACGGCCTCCGCCTCCGCGTCCCCCTCGGCGACGGTCTCCCCGTCCGCCTCCACGACGCCGCAGGACCCGGCGCAGATCGCCGCCACGCAGGCGGAGATCCTCACCCTCGTCAACGCCCAACGCGTCCAGCAGGGCTGCACGGCCCTCACCGCCTCCCCCGCGCTGACGACCCTCGCCCAGTCCTTCAGCACCGCGATGGCCACCCGCGGCTTCTTCTCCCACACCGACCCCGACGGCCACACCCCCTGGGACCGCGCCCGCGCCCTCGGCATCACCAACCTCGGCGGCGAGAACATCGCCCGCGGCCAGCAGACCCCCCAGGACGTCATGGACGCCTGGATGCAGAGCCCCGGCCACCGCGCGAACATCCTCGACTGCGACTACCACTCCCTCGGCGTCGGCGTGTACTTCGGCGAGGGCGGCCCGTGGTGGACCCAGGACTTCGGCTTCTGA
- a CDS encoding helix-turn-helix transcriptional regulator, which produces MVRPPTRVTNRIRALRFAADEMTQADLGRLVGVTRQTVIAIEQGRYSPTLELAFQIARVFGVPLEEVFQYPDQDPDPEGES; this is translated from the coding sequence GTGGTGAGGCCGCCGACCAGGGTCACCAACAGGATCCGCGCGCTGCGCTTCGCCGCCGACGAGATGACCCAGGCCGATCTGGGACGTCTGGTCGGGGTGACCCGGCAGACCGTGATCGCCATCGAGCAGGGCCGCTACTCGCCGACGCTGGAGCTGGCCTTCCAGATCGCCCGGGTCTTCGGCGTACCGCTCGAAGAGGTCTTCCAGTACCCGGACCAGGACCCGGACCCTGAGGGGGAGTCATGA
- a CDS encoding NAD(P)-dependent alcohol dehydrogenase, with the protein MKAVVHEVYGPPEVLRVAELDRPVPGPDEVLIQVHAAGVDPGVWHATAGLPYLLRLTPFRLRRGAARVRGMDVAGRVEAVGAQVTGVSPGDTVFGSCDGSFAEYVCARPERLAHLPAGLDFAHAAVVAVSGCTALQALRDTGRLRAGQSVLVLGAAGGVGAFAVQVAKALGAGWVTAVCGPGQEAFVRALGADEALDYTRDEPADRDRRYDVVLDIAGHRPLTGLRRVLAPGGTVVMVGAGTDGRWLGGLDRQLRGLLLSLLGGRRRPKRFRMLFSTQRAADLRQLADLIAAGRLTPPVARCFSLTAVPQALRRLREGGLQGKIAIVVREEA; encoded by the coding sequence ATGAAGGCCGTCGTGCACGAGGTGTACGGACCGCCCGAGGTGCTGCGCGTCGCCGAGCTCGACCGGCCCGTCCCCGGCCCCGACGAGGTTCTGATCCAGGTCCACGCCGCCGGGGTGGACCCGGGCGTGTGGCATGCGACCGCGGGCCTGCCGTACCTGCTGCGGCTCACCCCCTTCCGGCTGCGGCGCGGCGCCGCCAGGGTCCGGGGCATGGACGTGGCCGGCCGGGTGGAGGCGGTCGGCGCGCAGGTCACGGGTGTGAGTCCGGGCGACACGGTGTTCGGCAGCTGCGACGGGTCCTTCGCCGAGTACGTCTGTGCCCGGCCGGAGCGCCTCGCGCACCTGCCCGCCGGTCTCGACTTCGCGCACGCGGCCGTGGTGGCGGTGTCCGGATGCACGGCGCTGCAGGCGTTGCGCGACACGGGTCGGCTGCGAGCCGGGCAGAGCGTCCTGGTGCTGGGTGCGGCCGGCGGGGTCGGCGCGTTCGCCGTGCAGGTGGCCAAGGCCCTCGGCGCCGGGTGGGTCACCGCCGTCTGCGGCCCGGGCCAGGAGGCTTTCGTGCGCGCCCTCGGCGCGGACGAGGCACTCGACTACACCCGCGACGAACCGGCCGACCGCGACCGCCGCTACGACGTGGTCCTGGACATCGCCGGGCACCGCCCTCTGACCGGGCTGCGGCGCGTGCTCGCCCCCGGCGGCACGGTGGTCATGGTCGGCGCGGGGACGGACGGCCGCTGGCTCGGGGGCCTCGACCGACAGCTGCGGGGGTTGCTGCTCTCGCTGCTCGGCGGGAGGCGGAGGCCGAAGCGGTTCCGCATGCTCTTCTCCACCCAACGCGCGGCGGACCTGCGGCAACTGGCCGATCTGATCGCGGCGGGGCGCCTCACCCCGCCCGTGGCTCGATGCTTTTCGCTCACGGCGGTGCCGCAGGCCCTGCGGCGACTGCGCGAGGGAGGTCTCCAGGGAAAGATCGCGATCGTGGTCCGCGAGGAGGCGTAG
- a CDS encoding LacI family DNA-binding transcriptional regulator, with protein sequence MTDPDTPGRRRPPTIHDVAREAGISRGTVSRVLQGGHNVSPEALKAVNAAIKKTGYVVNRHARSLVTQRSDSVAFLLTEQQDRFFEDPNFNLLLRGCTEALAVHDIPLLLMIAGTEEERRRIGRYITSGHVDGVLLVSSHSGNPMVELLHEARMPVVACGKPLGQVTTTPYVAADDREGARRLVQHLVATGRRRVATVTGPLDTPGGVDRLSGYREVLTEAGLGYDPALVVEGDYSRAGGALAMERLLAQAPDLDAVFVASDLMADGALAALDRAGRRVPDDVAVGGFDDSSIAAATRPPLTTVRQPWSRISAEMVRLLLALIAGEPPSSVILPTELVTRTSA encoded by the coding sequence ATGACCGATCCCGACACCCCCGGCCGCCGCCGCCCGCCGACGATCCACGACGTCGCGAGGGAGGCGGGGATCTCCCGCGGCACGGTGTCGCGGGTGCTCCAGGGCGGCCACAACGTCAGCCCCGAGGCGTTGAAGGCGGTCAACGCCGCGATCAAGAAGACGGGCTACGTCGTCAACCGGCATGCGCGGAGTCTGGTCACCCAGCGTTCGGACTCGGTGGCCTTCCTGCTCACCGAGCAGCAGGACAGGTTCTTCGAGGACCCGAACTTCAACCTGCTGCTGCGGGGCTGCACGGAGGCGCTGGCCGTCCACGACATCCCGCTGCTGCTGATGATCGCGGGCACGGAGGAGGAGCGCCGCCGGATAGGGCGGTACATCACCTCCGGGCACGTGGACGGCGTGCTGCTGGTCTCCTCGCACTCCGGCAACCCGATGGTCGAGCTTCTGCACGAGGCCAGGATGCCGGTCGTCGCCTGCGGCAAGCCGCTCGGCCAGGTCACCACCACCCCCTACGTGGCGGCGGACGACCGTGAGGGTGCGCGCCGGCTGGTCCAGCACCTGGTCGCGACCGGCCGCCGCCGCGTCGCGACCGTCACCGGCCCGCTGGACACCCCCGGCGGCGTCGACCGGCTCTCCGGCTACCGCGAGGTGCTGACCGAGGCCGGCCTCGGCTACGACCCGGCCCTGGTGGTCGAGGGCGACTACAGCCGCGCGGGCGGCGCGCTGGCCATGGAGCGCCTCCTCGCCCAGGCCCCCGACCTGGACGCGGTCTTCGTCGCCTCCGACCTCATGGCCGACGGCGCGCTCGCCGCCCTCGACCGCGCCGGCCGCCGGGTCCCCGACGACGTCGCGGTCGGCGGCTTCGACGACTCCTCCATCGCCGCGGCCACCCGCCCGCCGCTGACGACGGTCCGTCAGCCGTGGAGCCGCATCAGCGCGGAGATGGTCCGCCTCCTCCTGGCCCTGATCGCCGGCGAACCCCCGTCCTCGGTGATCCTCCCGACGGAACTGGTGACCCGGACCTCCGCGTGA